The following proteins are encoded in a genomic region of Drosophila willistoni isolate 14030-0811.24 chromosome 3R, UCI_dwil_1.1, whole genome shotgun sequence:
- the LOC6650629 gene encoding coiled-coil domain-containing protein 39, with the protein MNTTDDMKNSSGTSLNDFKVQAMESMGWSAEAEIPMANEENLAILKEMVAMRALKFDLQQQIKTLEDREGAVERHKKNIDATVQQNITLYNSMKEDLVKEAHNVQLVVLEKNKIKEDLRKNQKELEEYTQHAEFTERKIQQNKKEIDELTSRIKSAKSTLQEWQEAMEDGNKGYQLIEKYYEDDQQRARELNTRRQQLQAEIDKRRKKVVQMYDEQNTLEKNLERTACLYRAAHQERRQMVDTWKQAVNQMTQRERDIQSSEESLVKLSKEATEMAAQYKLYDDQLNEVIDNNRQVEIAIEALNAETSDMKNEIQRLIDASILKDHEIDGLRKELENLSNSVAAQRMENRKLMVQQEEKKKSIENLEETIKQTEERLQAMKNKALNAEERLQILDEMMENEEKTLATLSKEQERVNEMYFRAQRQLAELKSEEKTLLMQNESLKSNLSSMKRNHRQTYTELQRQTEIHYQIAFKYLEAQRRYDQMTGTTIDPIVEERNQAILSGLEQHYDKLQRHIAATEAQNKKLNYNMNNMVIQYNNDAKELDSVRFKIKEAQVYCEGTVKRLKQNRFENSELIVELSMIKMRCDDMEVGINGCEQGTYDLEQHRLNFQRSVKDRFVELRSQEEILQLKRKHLGEEMSTLRADLAERKKHIEAVRARFELTSRLLGCNEDGSVMSATQLKVANAQERQMLADEGDALNKKVLKAEQEVVALENTLRQFDHSNDNYRKTFKTSDDDQEDSEEKLKELQLVYCKDLQQLKTLRCKAKRYENKMDELKLEQEEAQKQVETARARRAEHKEILEKLRKELEEQNSKIDRANRDIRSLLKDIKTRPISDEFLATFERELTLQELEQRNMKALNLLTDMANTDENGPEIIHYMLRKGLKLPQHLKRTRSCVSWRSQSTSSRDNGSYISVTGKGYSARSSASDLSSIKEDSSVTSAHVSVVSLDFPMK; encoded by the exons ATGAATACTACGGACGATATGAAGAATTCGTCAGGAACGTCCCTCAATGATTTTAAAGTCCAGGCGATGGAGTCCATGGGTTGGAGTGCTGAAGCCGAAATACCCATGGCGAATGAAGAAAATTTGGCCATTCTTAAGGAGATGGTAGCCATGAGGGCCCTGAAATTTGATTTGCAACAACAGATCAAGACCCTAGAGGATCGTGAAGGGGCAGTGGAAAGACACAAGAAAAATATTGATGCCACCGTACAGCAGAATATA ACCTTATACAATTCGATGAAGGAGGATCTAGTAAAGGAGGCCCATAATGTGCAGTTGGTTGTATTGGAGAAGAATAAAATTAAAGAGGACTTGCGCAAAAATCAAAAGGAACTTGAGGAATACACCCAACATGCTGAATTTACTGAAC GTAAAATTCAACAGAATAAAAAGGAAATTGATGAGCTTACATCCCGCATTAAATCGGCCAAATCGACTCTTCAGGAATGGCAAGAGGCCATGGAAGATGGCAACAAGGGCTATCAACTGattgaaaaatattatgaagATGATCAGCAGAGAGCCAGAGAATTGAATACACGCCGACAACAATTGCAGGCGGAAATAGATAAACGTCGCAAAAAGGTTGTCCAAATGTATGATGAGCAAAATACACTGGAGAAGAATCTAGAGCGAACTGCTTGCCTCTATAGAGCTGCCCACCAGGAACGGCGACAAATGGTAGATACCTGGAAGCAGGCAGTTAATCAAATGACTCAACGTGAACGTGATATACAATCCAGTGAAGAGAGTTTGGTCAAGCTGAGCAAAGAGGCCACAGAAATGGCTGCACAATATAAATTGTATGACGACCAACTGAACGAGGTAATTGATAATAATCGTCAGGTGGAGATTGCAATTGAAGCGTTGAATGCCGAAACATCCGATATGAAGAACGAGATACAAAGACTTATTGATGCCTCAATACTGAAGGATCATGAAATTGATGGTTTACGCAAAGAATTGGAGAATCTATCCAATTCCGTGGCCGCCCAGCGTATGGAGAATCGTAAATTGATGGTTCAACAAGAGGAGAAGAAAAAGAGTATTGAAAACTTAGAGGAAACTATAAAACAAACTGAGGAACGCTTGCAGGCCATGAAAAATAAGGCCCTAAATGCCGAAGAACGTTTGCAAATACTCGATGAAATGATGGAGAATGAGGAGAAAACACTGGCCACTCTATCCAAGGAGCAGGAACGTGTCAATGAAATGTATTTCCGTGCCCAGCGTCAATTGGCCGAGTTGAAGTCTGAGGAGAAAACTCTGCTCATGCAAAATGAGTCTCTGAAATCGAATTTATCATCAATGAAACGTAATCACCGACAAACATATACAGAGCTGCAACGTCAGACTGAGATCCATTATCAAATAGCTTTCAAGTATTTGGAGGCTCAGAGACGCTATGATCAGATGACGGGCACCACAATAGATCCAATTGTTGAGGAGCGTAACCAGGCCATATTGTCTGGACTGGAGCAACACTACGACAAATTGCAACGTCATATAGCGGCAACCGAGGCCCAGAATAAGAAACTCAACTATAATATGAACAATATGGTTATTCAGTATAACAACGATGCCAAGGAATTGGATTCGGTGAGGTTCAAAATCAAAGAGGCCCAAGTCTATTGTGAGGGCACTGTGAAGAGATTAAAACAGAATCGTTTTGAGAATTCCGAACTGATTGTCGAGCTGAGTATGATTAAAATGCGTTGTGATGACATGGAAGTTGGCATTAATGGCTGTGAGCAGGGCACATATGATTTGGAGCAACATCGTCTAAACTTCCAGCGATCTGTCAAGGATCGTTTCGTTGAGTTACGCAGTCAGGAGGAGATTTTACAATTGAAGCGAAAACATTTGGGAGAAGAAATGAGTACTTTACGTGCCGATTTGGCTGAACGAAAGAAGCATATTGAAGCAGTGCGTGCCCGATTTGAGTTGACATCCCGTCTTCTGGGTTGCAATGAGGATGGCTCTGTGATGTCTGCCACCCAACTGAAGGTAGCCAATGCCCAAGAGCGTCAAATGCTGGCCGATGAGGGTGATGCATTGAATAAGAAGGTCCTTAAGGCCGAGCAGGAAGTGGTGGCTCTGGAGAATACTCTCAGGCAGTTTGATCATTCCAATGATAATTATCGCAAGACCTTTAAAACATCTGATGATG ACCAAGAGGATTCCGAGGAGAAACTAAAAGAATTACAGCTTGTGTACTGCAAGGATTTGCAGCAATTAAAAACCCTTCGATGCAAGGCTAAGCGTTACGAGAATAAAATGGATGAACTCAAGCTCGAACAGGAAGAGGCACAGAAGCAGGTGGAAACCGCCAGAGCTAGACGAGCCGAGCATAAAGAGATTTTGGAGAAGCTACGCAAGGAACTGGAGGAACAGAATTCGAAAATCGACCGTGCCAATCGTGATATACGTTCCTTACTCAAGGACATTAAAACGCGACCCATAAGCGATGAGTTTCTGGCCACATTTGAGCGTGAATTGACTTTGCAGGAACTTGAGCAACGCAACATGAAGGCACTGAACTTGCTGACAGATATGGCCAATACAGATGAGAATGGGCCAGAGATAATACACTATATGCTGCGTAAAGGTCTCAAGTTGCCGCAACACTTGAAACGGACACGCAGTTGTGTATCCTGGCGATCGCAATCGACATCATCGCGAGACAATGGCTCTTATATTAGTGTCACCGGAAAAG GTTATAGTGCTCGTTCTTCGGCCTCGGATCTCAGTTCTATTAAGGAGGACAGTTCCGTGACCTCGGCCCATGTTAGTGTTGTCTCTCTCGATTTTCCAATGAAATAA
- the LOC6650631 gene encoding RNA polymerase II-associated factor 1 homolog, producing the protein MPPTILNNTADKRPQRQTERKSEIICRVKYGNSLPDIPFDLKFLQYPFDSHRFVQYNPTSLERNFKYDVLSEHDLGVTVDLINRELYQADSVSMLDPADEKLLEEETLTPTDSVRSRQHSRTVSWLRKSEYISTEQTRFQPQNLENIEAKVGYNVKKSLREETLYLDRDAQIKAIEKTFVDTKTEITKHYSKPNVVPVEVLPIFPDFTNWKYPCAQVIFDSDPAPMGKNVVAQLEEMSQAMIRGVMDESGEQFVAYFLPTEQTLEKRRTDLVAGELYKDDEEYEFKIAREYNWNVKTKASKGYEENYFFVMRQDGIYYNELETRVRLNKRRVKIGQQPNNTKLVVKHRPLDAMEHRMQRYRERQLEVPGEDEEEEVVEEDEMEADEEETQGQKTPTAVDVPAAKEASEPKPSAGGDTPAQQARDRQSRSRERQSRSRTRSRSGSRSGSGSRSGSGSRSGSRSRSRSRSGSGSRSSSPGSGSARSRSHTPAGSQKSGSRSPKSKSRSRSPSGSRSGSGSRSPTRSRSGSPSGSGSSSGSGSDEE; encoded by the exons ATGCCACCAACAATATTAAACAATACGGCCGATAAGCGGCCGCAAAGGCAAACGGAACGCAA GTCGGAAATAATTTGCCGCGTTAAGTATGGCAACAGTCTGCCAGATATACCCTTCGATCTGAAGTTCCTGCAATATCCCTTCGACAGTCATCGCTTTGTTCAATATAATCCCACATCGCTGGAACGCAATTTTAAATACGATGTCCTCTCCGAACACGACTTGGGTGTGACAGTGGATTTAATCAATCGCGAATTATATCAGGCTGATTCGGTATCCATGTTGGATCCCGCTGATGAGAAACTACTAGAGGAGGAGACTCTTACGCCAACAGATTCGGTTCGTTCGCGTCAGCATTCTCGCACTGTGTCGTGGTTGCGCAAATCCGAGTATATATCCACGGAACAGACTCGCTTCCAGCCTCAAAATCTTGAGAACATTGAAGCGAAGGTCGGTTACAATGTGAagaaatccttgcgagaggaGACACTCTATTTGGATCGCGATGCCCAGATCAAGGCCATTGAAAAGACTTTCGTTGACACCAAGACTGAGATCACCAAGCATTACTCCAAACCCAATGTGGTGCCGGTCGAGGTATTGCCCATATTCCCAGATTTCACCAATTGGAAGTATCCATGTGCTCAGGTCATATTCGATAGCGATCCTGCTCCAATGGGCAAGAATGTTGTCGCTCAATTGGAGGAAATGTCTCAGGCCATGATTCGTGGTGTGATGGACGAAAGCGGAGAGCAGTTTGTGGCCTATTTCCTGCCCACAGAACAGACGCTGGAGAAGCGACGCACCGATCTCGTTGCAGGCGAATTGTACAAGGATGACGAGGAGTATGAATTCAAGATTGCCCGCGAATACAACTGGAATGTCAAGACAAAGGCATCGAAGGGTTATGAGGAGAACTATTTCTTTGTTATGCGTCAAGATGGTATCTACTACAATGAATTGGAGACGCGTGTCCGTCTCAATAAGCGACGTGTTAAAATTGGCCAACAACCCAACAATACCAAGCTG GTGGTCAAACATCGTCCCTTGGATGCCATGGAGCATCGCATGCAACGCTACCGTGAACGCCAATTGGAAGTACCCGGCGAAGATGAGGAGGAGGAAGTTGTGGAAGAAGACGAAATGGAGGCTGACGAGGAGGAAACACAAGGACAAAAAACTCCGACCGCGGTTGATGTACCCGCTGCTAAGGAGGCCTCGGAACCTAAGCCATCCGCTGGTGGCGACACCCCAGCTCAGCAAGCTCGAGACCGCCAATCAAGATCACGTGAGCGCCAATCACGTTCACGCACCCGCAGCCGCAGTGGCTCACGCAGTGGAAGTGGATCACGCAGCGGTAGTGGTTCACGTAGTGGCTCTCGTTCTCGATCGCGATCTCGTTCAGGCAGTGGCAGTCGTTCTAGCTCGCCTGGTTCCGGCTCGGCAAGATCCCGTTCACACACTCCAGCTGGTTCTCAGAAATCTGGAAGTCGCAGCCCCAAATCCAAGTCGAGAAGTCGTAGCCCTTCCGGCTCACGTTCTGGATCAGGATCGCGATCGCCCACACGCTCTCGCAGTGGTTCACCCAGCGGATCGGGTTCTAGTTCAGGCAGTGGTTCCGACGAAGAATAA
- the LOC6650630 gene encoding zinc finger protein 2 yields the protein MCSTTTVLCPLCAVPSFGSIDALQQRLIKAANGPLACPFPNCKEMFLGLDKLTIHLFTHTTLMAESPTPVGVNASAKRGRSKRSKVKPVEQVAPPLVVATLEPIQTPPAPPTPAPPVTPARCDICEFSFRNNDLRDMHFRLVHENAEEQIKLGQEQEPYKCHLCAKTFRMKGSLRVHLKVVHMMGMSSSSINMTNSSPGQKPLNANPSPKINICDRIRHKEAAASGNVSSASTSTQPYALSGALCMLQQTPAPHQTSVLAADSSPEPLAGGIVTPKVWECDVCTKSFTTKYFLKKHKRLHTGEMPYTCEICARTFTFQQSYHKHLLYHSEVKPHVCSVCGRAFKELSTLHNHQRIHSGEKPFKCEVCGKCFRQRVSFLVHTRIHTGVMPYKCELCQKTFRYKVSQRTHKCLTEGEAALQQHQPHHEQLPQQTPEQLIKAFLENNESQHSQQSPASAEIASITSGAHEEALLSQSIDDIVVEQCQKLGICGLVPQLPPAPVPVPVQVPLEAAGLPQFNGGGSSSPLQQLQNLRLYSPQHVEMPSSGSDGEIFGRFLMDAS from the exons atgtGTTCGACCACCACAGTGCTGTGTCCTTTGTGCGCTGTGCCCAGTTTTGGTAGCATTGATGCGCTGCAGCAGCGTTTAATAAAGGCAGCCAATGGCCCATTGGCATGTCCATTTCCCAATTGCAAAGaaatgttcttgggtttggATAAATTGACAATACATTTGTTCACGCACACCACTCTAATGGCAGAGAGCCCAACACCTGTCGGAGTGAATGCCTCGGCCAAACGGGGCAGAAGTAAACGATCAAAGGTTAAGCCTGTAGAGCAAGTTGCTCCACCACTAGTAGTAGCAACCTTGGAACCTATTCAGACACCACCTGCACCACCAACACCAGCACCACCCGTAACGCCGGCACGTTGCGATATCTGCGAGTTTAGCTTTCGGAATAACGATCTGCGTGACATGCATTTCCGTTTGGTTCATGAGAATGCCGAGGAGCAAATCAAATTGGGCCAAGAGCAGGAGCCCTACAAGTGTCATCTTTGTGCCAAGACATTTCGCATGAAGGGTTCGTTACGGGTTCACCTTAAGGTGGTCCACATGATGGGCATGTCCAGTTCTAGTATCAACATGACCAACTCTAGTCCAGGTCAGAAGCCATTAAATGCCAATCCCTCGCCCAAAATAAACATATGCGACCGGATACGTCACAAAGAGGCGGCAGCCAGTGGCAATGTGAGCTCAGCTAGCACTAGTACCCAACCGTATGCATTGAGTGGAGCCTTGTGTATGCTCCAACAGACACCAGCGCCGCATCAGACATCAGTGCTTGCTGCCGATTCATCGCCAGAACCATTAGCTGGAGGCATCGTCACACCCAAAGTCTGGGAATGCGATGTCTGCACTAAATCCTTTACTACCAAGTATTTCCTAAAGAAACATAAGCGCCTGCACACTGGTGAGATGCCCTACACCTGTGAGATTTGCGCCCGCACCTTCACGTTCCAACAGTCGTACCACAAGCATTTGCTCTATCACAGCGAAGTCAAGCCGCATGTGTGTTCCGTCTGCGGGCGAGCTTTCAAGGAGCTATCCACTCTGCATAATCATCAGAGGATTCACAGTGGTGAGAAGCCCTTCAAATGCGAAGTTTGTG GCAAATGTTTCCGTCAACGTGTCTCCTTCTTGGTTCACACACGCATTCATACTGGAGTCATGCCATACAAATGTGAACTGTGCCAGAAAACGTTTCGTTACAAGGTCTCACAGCGTACACATAAATGCCTCACGGAGGGAGAGGCGGCACTGCAGCAACATCAACCACATCATGAGCAGCTGCCCCAACAGACGCCCGAGCAATTGATTAAGGCATTTCTAGAGAACAATGAGTCGCAGCACTCACAACAGTCGCCGGCAAGTGCCGAGATAGCATCCATCACGAGTGGAGCTCATGAGGAGGCTTTACTATCGCAGAGCATCGATGACATTGTGGTGGAGCAGTGCCAGAAATTGGGCATCTGTGGACTGGTACCACAATTGCCACCGGCGCCAGTTCCAGTGCCGGTGCAAGTACCCCTCGAAGCAGCCGGTTTGCCACAGTTCAATGGAGGCGGCAGCAGTTCACCGCTGCAGCAATTACAGAATTTACGTCTTTATTCGCCGCAGCATGTTGAGATGCCTAGCTCGGGCTCGGATGGGGAAATCTTCGGACGTTTCCTAATGGACGCtagttaa